One region of Danio rerio strain Tuebingen ecotype United States chromosome 5, GRCz12tu, whole genome shotgun sequence genomic DNA includes:
- the LOC141385741 gene encoding transmembrane protein 233-like isoform X2, with protein sequence MEKEKGSLSGSMDLYRSWFGPSTPRPPLKNYLLLTILTCFCPAYPVNILALVFSVMSRNSYDQGDYEGSRRLGKMALYVSIASIIIGILIISIFCAVHISSKE encoded by the exons ATGGAGAAAGAGAAGGGCTCTCTGAGCGGCAGCATGGATCTGTATCGCAGCTGGTTCGGTCCTTCAACTCCAAGACCCCCTCTAAAAAACTACCTGCTCCTGACCATCCTCACCTGCTTCTGTCCGGCTTACCCCGTCAACATTTTAGCCCTCGTCTTCTCTGTAATG TCCAGGAACAGTTATGATCAGGGAGATTATGAGGGTTCGAGGCGTTTAGGGAAGATGGCTCTTTATGTGTCCATCGCCTCCATCATCATCGGCATCCTCATCATCAGCATCTTCTGCGCTGTGCACATCAGCTCG AAGGAATAA
- the LOC141385741 gene encoding transmembrane protein 233-like isoform X1 — MEKEKGSLSGSMDLYRSWFGPSTPRPPLKNYLLLTILTCFCPAYPVNILALVFSVMSRNSYDQGDYEGSRRLGKMALYVSIASIIIGILIISIFCAVHISSQKE, encoded by the exons ATGGAGAAAGAGAAGGGCTCTCTGAGCGGCAGCATGGATCTGTATCGCAGCTGGTTCGGTCCTTCAACTCCAAGACCCCCTCTAAAAAACTACCTGCTCCTGACCATCCTCACCTGCTTCTGTCCGGCTTACCCCGTCAACATTTTAGCCCTCGTCTTCTCTGTAATG TCCAGGAACAGTTATGATCAGGGAGATTATGAGGGTTCGAGGCGTTTAGGGAAGATGGCTCTTTATGTGTCCATCGCCTCCATCATCATCGGCATCCTCATCATCAGCATCTTCTGCGCTGTGCACATCAGCTCG CAGAAGGAATAA